A genomic window from Ascaphus truei isolate aAscTru1 chromosome 1, aAscTru1.hap1, whole genome shotgun sequence includes:
- the LOC142469665 gene encoding uncharacterized protein LOC142469665 yields MEQVSSPGSASSTLLEEHHGDEDDEYDEDDATEETEIQSCDHEEVPIETVVPPNRPSTSTYDAIVASEGKIVDAENRRHSDMMTVLERMIGLQEETVSQLAHLHRVFIEVPKQLQKINTSFEALVVQQTQANYWRMTNVPQFNTSQPGSVHAGQFSPHSSDIHSPGPNVTGQVADIAVQVPDDILPLPSVQIQQQTPTKEATKTKQDTHETDQPSLVQCLPTCSHVSLGTSPVREQSLPKSPVGESLPKSPVGESLPKSPVGESLPKSPVGESLPKSPVGESLPKSPVGESLATSPVGESLATSPVGEQSLATSPAREVPEATQSGSVVPKVGGKRKRKIQETTSRPVTRSQKEQKK; encoded by the exons atggaacaagtgtcttcacctgggtcagccagctcaacactactagaag aacatcatggtgatgaggatgatgagtatgatgaggatgacgccacagaagagactgaaatacaatcatgtgaccatgaagaggtgccaatagaaactgttgtaccgccaaatcgtccatcaacttccacatacgatgcaattgtagcttcagagggaaaaatagtggacgcagaaaatcgtcgccattcagacatgatgacagtgctggaaaggatgattggactgcaggaagaaacagtatcacaattggcacatctccacagagtcttcattgaagtgcctaaacagttgcaaaaaatcaacacctcattcgaagcattagttgttcagcaaacacaagctaattactggagaatgactaatgtaccacaattcaacacctcccagccaggatctgttcatgcaggtcagttttcaccacattcatctgatattcattcaccaggcccaaatgttaccggtcaagtagcagacattgctgtgcaggttcctgatgacatcctaccgctgccatctgtacaaattcagcagcagacacctacaaaggaggcgacaaaaacaaaacaagacacacatgaaacagaccaaccatcacttgtgcagtgtctaccaacttgctcacatgtgtcactgggcacaagccctgtccgtgaacagtcactacccaaaagccctgtaggtgaatcgctgcccaaaagccctgtaggtgagtcgctgcccaaaagccctgtaggtgaatcgctgcccaaaagccctgtaggtgaatcactgcccaaaagccctgtaggtgaatcactgcccaaaagccctgtaggtgagtcactggccacaagccctgtaggtgagtcactggccacaagccccgtaggtgaacagtcactggccacaagccctgcccgtgaagtgccagaggccactcaaagtggctctgttgtgcctaaagttggtggcaaaagaaaaaggaaaattcaagagacaacaagcaggcctgttactcgctcgcaaaaggaacaaaaaaaataa